A genomic segment from Drosophila miranda strain MSH22 chromosome 3, D.miranda_PacBio2.1, whole genome shotgun sequence encodes:
- the LOC117188432 gene encoding pro-resilin-like isoform X2, with amino-acid sequence MFKLLGLTLLCTAVLARPEPPVNSYLPPSDSYGAPGQSGPGAQGGGPGGRPTDSYGPPGLGQGQGQGQGQAQGGFGGKPSDSYGAPGVGGNGNGGGRPSSSYGAPGNANGGGRPSSSYGAPGQGQGGRPSDSYGAPGASGNGNGNGGGRPSSSYGAPGQAQGGRPSDSYGAPGASGNGNGNGGGRPSSSYGAPGQGQGGRPSDSYGAPGASGNGNGNGNGGSRPSSSYGAPGQGQGGRPSDSYGAPGASGNGNGNGGGRPSSSYGAPGAGSGGRPSDSYGPPASGAGAGGGSGGPGGSGTDYDNDEPAKYEFNYQVEDAPSGLSFGHSEMRDGDFTTGQYNVLLPDGRKQIVEYEADQQGYRPQIRYEGEANDGGASGPGGQNLGADGYSSGRPGGNGNGGRPGGQELGQNGYSGGRPGGQDLGQNGYSGGRPGGQDLGRDGYSGGRPGGQDLGQSGYSGGRPGGQDLGAGGYSGGRPGGQDLGQNGYSGGRPGGQDLGAGGYSGGRPGGQDLGQNGYSSGRPGGNGGNAGSDGGRVIIAGRVTGPDGSDQGQGFSGGRPGGNSNGGRQSGGQDLGRDGYSGGRPGGQDLGAGGYSGGRPGGQDLGQNGYSSGKPQGQGQGQGQGQGRNGFGPGGQNGDNDGSGYRY; translated from the exons ATGTTCAAGTTACTCGGCCTCACGCTGCTCTGCACGGCGGTTCTGGCGCGTCCCGAGCCTCCAGTCAACTCCTACCTCCCGCCGTCCGATAGCTATGGTGCACCGGGGCAGAGCGGCCCAGGAGCACAGGGTGGAGGCCCAGGCGGTCGTCCAACGGATTCTTACGGTCCTCCTGGACTAGGACAAGGACAAGGACAAGGACAGGGACAAGCCCAAGGCGGTTTTGGTGGCAAGCCCTCAGACTCTTACGGTGCCCCAGGCGTTGGTGGCAATGGAAACGGCGGCGGACGTCCCTCTAGCAGCTATGGTGCTCCTGGCAACGCCAACGGCGGCGGACGTCCCTCCAGCAGCTATGGCGCTCCAGGACAAGGACAAGGCGGTCGTCCTTCCGACTCTTACGGTGCTCCAGGAGCTTCCGgcaatggcaacggcaacggtgGTGGTCGTCCTTCCAGCAGTTATGGCGCTCCCGGCCAAGCACAAGGCGGTCGTCCTTCCGACTCGTATGGTGCTCCTGGAGCTTccggcaatggcaatggcaacggTGGTGGTCGTCCTTCCAGCAGTTATGGCGCTCCCGGTCAAGGACAAGGCGGTCGTCCTTCCGACTCTTATGGGGCTCCTGGAGCTTCCGGTaatggcaacggcaacggcaacggtgGTAGTCGTCCTTCCAGCAGTTATGGCGCTCCCGGCCAAGGACAAGGAGGTCGTCCTTCCGACTCTTATGGTGCTCCTGGAGCTTCCGgcaatggcaacggcaacggtgGTGGTCGTCCTTCGAGCAGCTACGGTGCTCCAGGTGCAGGATCCGGCGGTCGCCCATCGGACTCCTACGGTCCCCCTGCTTCCGGCGCAGGAGCTGGCGGCGGATCCGGCGGCCCTGGAGGCAGTGGCACCGACTACGACAACGAT GAGCCGGCTAAGTACGAGTTTAATTACCAGGTCGAGGACGCCCCCAGTGGGCTCTCGTTCGGGCATTCAGAGATGCGCGACGGTGACTTCACCACCGGCCAGTACAATGTCCTGTTGCCCGACGGAAGGAAGCAA ATCGTCGAGTACGAGGCGGACCAGCAGGGATATCGGCCACAGATCCGCTACGAGGGCGAGGCCAACGATGGGGGCGCCAGCGGTCCTGGTGGCCAGAATCTGGGCGCCGATGGCTACTCGAGCGGACGTCCTGGAGGCAATGGCAACGGTGGGCGCCCTGGAGGTCAGGAACTAGGACAAAACGGTTACTCTGGCGGACGCCCTGGTGGACAGGATCTAGGACAGAATGGTTACTCCGGCGGACGCCCTGGTGGACAGGATCTTGGTCGTGATGGCTATTCCGGTGGGCGCCCAGGAGGTCAGGATCTAGGACAGAGTGGTTACTCCGGTGGACGTCCTGGTGGTCAAGACTTGGGCGCCGGTGGCTACTCTGGTGGGCGTCCTGGCGGCCAGGATCTAGGACAGAATGGTTATTCTGGTGGACGCCCAGGTGGTCAAGACTTGGGCGCCGGTGGCTACTCCGGTGGACGTCCTGGTGGCCAGGATCTGGGACAGAATGGTTACTCCAGCGGTCGACCCGGCGGCAACGGTGGAAATGCTGGCAGCGACGGCGGCCGGGTGATCATCGCTGGACGTGTCACCGGCCCGGATGGCAGCGATCAGGGACAAGGCTTCTCTGGCGGTCGTCCTGGAGGCAATAGCAACGGTGGACGCCAGAGCGGTGGTCAAGATCTAGGTCGCGATGGCTATTCCGGTGGACGTCCTGGCGGTCAAGACTTGGGCGCTGGTGGCTACTCCGGTGGGCGTCCAGGTGGTCAAGATCTCGGCCAGAATGGTTACTCCAGTGGCAAGCCACAGGGTCAGGGTCAGGGTCAGGGTCAGGGTCAGGGCCGCAATGGCTTCGGTCCCGGCGGCCAGAACGGCGACAATGACGGCAGTGGCTACAGATACTAA
- the LOC117188432 gene encoding pro-resilin-like isoform X1: MFKLLGLTLLCTAVLARPEPPVNSYLPPSDSYGAPGQSGPGAQGGGPGGRPTDSYGPPGLGQGQGQGQGQAQGGFGGKPSDSYGAPGVGGNGNGGGRPSSSYGAPGNANGGGRPSSSYGAPGQGQGGRPSDSYGAPGASGNGNGNGGGRPSSSYGAPGQAQGGRPSDSYGAPGASGNGNGNGGGRPSSSYGAPGQGQGGRPSDSYGAPGASGNGNGNGNGGSRPSSSYGAPGQGQGGRPSDSYGAPGASGNGNGNGGGRPSSSYGAPGAGSGGRPSDSYGPPASGAGAGGGSGGPGGSGTDYDNDIVEYEADQQGYRPQIRYEGEANDGGASGPGGQNLGADGYSSGRPGGNGNGGRPGGQELGQNGYSGGRPGGQDLGQNGYSGGRPGGQDLGRDGYSGGRPGGQDLGQSGYSGGRPGGQDLGAGGYSGGRPGGQDLGQNGYSGGRPGGQDLGAGGYSGGRPGGQDLGQNGYSSGRPGGNGGNAGSDGGRVIIAGRVTGPDGSDQGQGFSGGRPGGNSNGGRQSGGQDLGRDGYSGGRPGGQDLGAGGYSGGRPGGQDLGQNGYSSGKPQGQGQGQGQGQGRNGFGPGGQNGDNDGSGYRY, translated from the exons ATGTTCAAGTTACTCGGCCTCACGCTGCTCTGCACGGCGGTTCTGGCGCGTCCCGAGCCTCCAGTCAACTCCTACCTCCCGCCGTCCGATAGCTATGGTGCACCGGGGCAGAGCGGCCCAGGAGCACAGGGTGGAGGCCCAGGCGGTCGTCCAACGGATTCTTACGGTCCTCCTGGACTAGGACAAGGACAAGGACAAGGACAGGGACAAGCCCAAGGCGGTTTTGGTGGCAAGCCCTCAGACTCTTACGGTGCCCCAGGCGTTGGTGGCAATGGAAACGGCGGCGGACGTCCCTCTAGCAGCTATGGTGCTCCTGGCAACGCCAACGGCGGCGGACGTCCCTCCAGCAGCTATGGCGCTCCAGGACAAGGACAAGGCGGTCGTCCTTCCGACTCTTACGGTGCTCCAGGAGCTTCCGgcaatggcaacggcaacggtgGTGGTCGTCCTTCCAGCAGTTATGGCGCTCCCGGCCAAGCACAAGGCGGTCGTCCTTCCGACTCGTATGGTGCTCCTGGAGCTTccggcaatggcaatggcaacggTGGTGGTCGTCCTTCCAGCAGTTATGGCGCTCCCGGTCAAGGACAAGGCGGTCGTCCTTCCGACTCTTATGGGGCTCCTGGAGCTTCCGGTaatggcaacggcaacggcaacggtgGTAGTCGTCCTTCCAGCAGTTATGGCGCTCCCGGCCAAGGACAAGGAGGTCGTCCTTCCGACTCTTATGGTGCTCCTGGAGCTTCCGgcaatggcaacggcaacggtgGTGGTCGTCCTTCGAGCAGCTACGGTGCTCCAGGTGCAGGATCCGGCGGTCGCCCATCGGACTCCTACGGTCCCCCTGCTTCCGGCGCAGGAGCTGGCGGCGGATCCGGCGGCCCTGGAGGCAGTGGCACCGACTACGACAACGAT ATCGTCGAGTACGAGGCGGACCAGCAGGGATATCGGCCACAGATCCGCTACGAGGGCGAGGCCAACGATGGGGGCGCCAGCGGTCCTGGTGGCCAGAATCTGGGCGCCGATGGCTACTCGAGCGGACGTCCTGGAGGCAATGGCAACGGTGGGCGCCCTGGAGGTCAGGAACTAGGACAAAACGGTTACTCTGGCGGACGCCCTGGTGGACAGGATCTAGGACAGAATGGTTACTCCGGCGGACGCCCTGGTGGACAGGATCTTGGTCGTGATGGCTATTCCGGTGGGCGCCCAGGAGGTCAGGATCTAGGACAGAGTGGTTACTCCGGTGGACGTCCTGGTGGTCAAGACTTGGGCGCCGGTGGCTACTCTGGTGGGCGTCCTGGCGGCCAGGATCTAGGACAGAATGGTTATTCTGGTGGACGCCCAGGTGGTCAAGACTTGGGCGCCGGTGGCTACTCCGGTGGACGTCCTGGTGGCCAGGATCTGGGACAGAATGGTTACTCCAGCGGTCGACCCGGCGGCAACGGTGGAAATGCTGGCAGCGACGGCGGCCGGGTGATCATCGCTGGACGTGTCACCGGCCCGGATGGCAGCGATCAGGGACAAGGCTTCTCTGGCGGTCGTCCTGGAGGCAATAGCAACGGTGGACGCCAGAGCGGTGGTCAAGATCTAGGTCGCGATGGCTATTCCGGTGGACGTCCTGGCGGTCAAGACTTGGGCGCTGGTGGCTACTCCGGTGGGCGTCCAGGTGGTCAAGATCTCGGCCAGAATGGTTACTCCAGTGGCAAGCCACAGGGTCAGGGTCAGGGTCAGGGTCAGGGTCAGGGCCGCAATGGCTTCGGTCCCGGCGGCCAGAACGGCGACAATGACGGCAGTGGCTACAGATACTAA
- the LOC108158370 gene encoding vitamin K epoxide reductase complex subunit 1 translates to MSQPEETTATGARLRWICICGLAISLYSLYVKMQLDQDADYVAMCDLAEKVSCTAVFKSDYGRGFGLTQLLFGSTSNYYLNPPNGAIGSVFYVLLFASSFFGQRWMCLLQLLVSILTLLLCFYLGFLLIFVLFDCCVVCLLIYVVHTLLFLEVHGRYKRLYLYLPKKMAIE, encoded by the exons ATGAGTCAGCCGGAGGAAACCACAGCCACTGGCGCCCGCCTCAGATGGATCTGCATCTGTGGCCTTGCCATCTCTTTGTACTCTCTGTACGTGAAGATGCAGCTGGACCAGGATGCAGACTACGTGGCCATGTGCGATCTGGCGGAGAAGGTTAGCTGCACAGCCGTCTTCAAGTCAGA CTATGGACGTGGCTTTGGACTGACACAGCTGCTGTTTGGATCCACCTCCAACTACTACCTGAATCCCCCGAATGGAGCCATAGGTAGTGTCTTCTATGTGCTACTCTTTGCAAGCT CCTTCTTCGGGCAGCGCTGGATGTGCCTGCTGCAGCTTTTGGTCTCCATTTTGACGCTGCTCCTGTGCTTTTACCTGGGTTTTCTCCTAATCTTCGTCCTGTTCGATTGCTGTGTGGTCTGCCTGCTCATCTATGTGGTCCACACGCTGCTCTTTCTGGAGGTGCATGGGCGCTACAAGCGCCTCTACCTCTACCTACCCAAAAAGATGGCCATCGAGTGA
- the LOC108159552 gene encoding LOW QUALITY PROTEIN: actin (The sequence of the model RefSeq protein was modified relative to this genomic sequence to represent the inferred CDS: inserted 2 bases in 2 codons), whose translation MSDFCVPSRIQLDLTDKKAQKILQKYLKFPLAEAVPMAHKSVIIDNGTGVCKAGFCSDSKPKVVFPSVVGRPRHQNVLVDCRIPDAVGEAAINKRGMLALKYPIEHGVVTNWDDMEKIWKHTYDLLKVKPGESPXLLTEAPLNPRANREKMAEIVFERFDVPALYVAIKAVLSPYATGRTTGLVLDSGDGVTHTVHAXMRLDLAGRDLSEYLCKLLTERGHNMTTSAERGIVREIKEKLCYVSLDYDRELMEQSDRLQQNSCSSDEEVYQLPDGQRITLGSDRFRCPEALFQPKLLGLQMLGVHEATSKSILQCDIDLWRHLYDNIVLSGGTTMFPNMEERMHRELIQMSPPGTSIKIKACPHRQFAVWIGGSVLASLSTFQDMWINRSEYEEVGASIVHRKCF comes from the exons ATGTCTGATTTCTGTGTTCCCTCTCGAATCCAGCTCGATCTGACCGACAAAAAAGCACAGAAAATTCTCCAAAAATATCTAAAGTTTC CTCTTGCAGAAGCAGTTCCGATGGCTCATAAGTCGGTCATCATCGACAATGGAACGGGTGTGTGCAAGGCGGGATTCTGCAGCGACAGCAAGCCAAAGGTGGTCTTCCCTTCGGTCGTCGGGCGGCCACGCCACCAGAATGTGTTGGTGGACTGCCGCATCCCGGACGCCGTTGGTGAGGCGGCTATCAACAAGCGGGGCATGCTAGCCCTGAAGTATCCCATTGAGCACGGCGTGGTCACCAATTGGGACGACATGGAGAAGATCTGGAAGCACACGTATGACCTGCTGAAGGTCAAGCCCGGGGAGTCTC TGCTGCTCACAGAGGCCCCGCTCAACCCGCGAGCGAACCGCGAGAAGATGGCGGAGATCGTGTTCGAGAGGTTCGATGTGCCGGCCCTGTACGTGGCCATAAAGGCGGTGCTTTCGCCCTACGCCACTGGACGTACCACTGGCCTGGTCCTGGACTCTGGCGACGGTGTCACCCACACGGTGCATG GCATGCGTCTGGATCTGGCTGGCCGGGATCTGAGCGAGTATCTGTGCAAGCTGTTGACGGAGCGTGGCCACAATATGACCACCAGTGCCGAGCGGGGCATTGTTCGCGAAATAAAGGAGAAGCTCTGCTACGTTTCCCTGGACTACGATCGGGAATTGATGGAGCAATCCGACAGACTCCAGCAGAATTCGTGCAGTTCCGACGAAGAGGTCTACCAGCTGCCCGACGGCCAGAGGATTACGCTCGGAAGCGACCGCTTCCGCTGTCCGGAGGCCCTGTTCCAGCCCAAGCTGCTGGGGCTGCAGATGCTGGGTGTGCACGAGGCCACCAGCAAGTCGATCCTCCAGTGCGACATTGATCTGTGGCGTCATCTATACGACAACATTGTGCTCTCTGGCGGCACCACCATGTTTCCCAATATGGAGGAGCGCATGCATCGGGAGCTAATCCAGATGTCGCCGCCCGGAACCAGCATCAAGATCAAGGCCTGTCCCCACCGACAGTTCGCCGTCTGGATAGGTGGCTCGGTGCTGGCCTCCCTCAGCACCTTCCAAGACATGTGGATCAACCGGTCGGAGTATGAGGAGGTGGGTGCTAGCATTGTGCATCGCAAGTGCTTCTAA
- the LOC108159553 gene encoding superoxide dismutase [Mn], mitochondrial isoform X1, whose amino-acid sequence MSSAIDIDFINSLIDIDPREIKQATVMFTARKLSQAARSISVRGKHSLPKLAYDYDALEPIICREIMELHHQKHHQTYVNNLNAAEEQLAEASSKNNTSKIIQLAPALRFNGGGHINHSIFWQNLSPKKSTPSDDLKKAIESQWKSFDEFKKELSALTVAVQGSGWGWLGYNKKSGKLQLAALPNQDPLEASTGLVPLFGIDVWEHAYYLQYKNVRPSYVEAIWDIANWDDISCRFQEAKKLTT is encoded by the exons ATGAGCAGCGCTATCGATATCGATTTTATCAACAGTCTTATCGATATTGACCCAAGAGAAAT TAAGCAAGCCACAGTCATGTTTACAGCACGCAAACTCTCCCAGGCAGCGCG CAGCATTTCAGTGCGCGGCAAGCATTCGCTGCCCAAGCTGGCATACGACTATGATGCATTGGAGCCCATTATCTGCCGCGAGATCATGGAGCTGCACCACCAGAAGCACCACCAGACCTACGTCAACAACCTGAACGCGGCCGAGGAGCAGCTGGCGGAAGCCTCGTCCAAGAACAACACCTCGAAGATCATTCAGCTGGCCCCGGCCCTGCGCTTCAACGGCGGCGGGCACATCAACCACAGCATCTTCTGGCAGAATCTCTCGCCCAAAAAGTCCACGCCCAGCGACGACCTCAAGAAGGCCATCGAGTCGCAGTGGAAGAGCTTCGACGAATTCAAGAAGGAGCTCAGCGCCCTCACAGTTGCCGTTCAGGGTTCTGGGTGGGGCTGGCTGGGCTATAACAAGAAGTCGGGCAAGCTGCAGCTGGCTGCCTTGCCCAACCAGGATCCTCTCGAGGCCAGCACCGGCCTGGTGCCCCTCTTCGGCATCGATGTGTGGGAGCATGCCTACTACTTGCAGTACAAGAACGTGCGTCCCTCGTATGTGGAGGCCATCTGGGACATCGCCAACTGGGACGACATCTCGTGCCGCTTCCAGGAGGCCAAGAAGCTGACTACCTAG
- the LOC108159553 gene encoding superoxide dismutase [Mn], mitochondrial isoform X2 — protein MSSAIDIDFINSLIDIDPREIKQATVMFTARKLSQAARISVRGKHSLPKLAYDYDALEPIICREIMELHHQKHHQTYVNNLNAAEEQLAEASSKNNTSKIIQLAPALRFNGGGHINHSIFWQNLSPKKSTPSDDLKKAIESQWKSFDEFKKELSALTVAVQGSGWGWLGYNKKSGKLQLAALPNQDPLEASTGLVPLFGIDVWEHAYYLQYKNVRPSYVEAIWDIANWDDISCRFQEAKKLTT, from the exons ATGAGCAGCGCTATCGATATCGATTTTATCAACAGTCTTATCGATATTGACCCAAGAGAAAT TAAGCAAGCCACAGTCATGTTTACAGCACGCAAACTCTCCCAGGCAGCGCG CATTTCAGTGCGCGGCAAGCATTCGCTGCCCAAGCTGGCATACGACTATGATGCATTGGAGCCCATTATCTGCCGCGAGATCATGGAGCTGCACCACCAGAAGCACCACCAGACCTACGTCAACAACCTGAACGCGGCCGAGGAGCAGCTGGCGGAAGCCTCGTCCAAGAACAACACCTCGAAGATCATTCAGCTGGCCCCGGCCCTGCGCTTCAACGGCGGCGGGCACATCAACCACAGCATCTTCTGGCAGAATCTCTCGCCCAAAAAGTCCACGCCCAGCGACGACCTCAAGAAGGCCATCGAGTCGCAGTGGAAGAGCTTCGACGAATTCAAGAAGGAGCTCAGCGCCCTCACAGTTGCCGTTCAGGGTTCTGGGTGGGGCTGGCTGGGCTATAACAAGAAGTCGGGCAAGCTGCAGCTGGCTGCCTTGCCCAACCAGGATCCTCTCGAGGCCAGCACCGGCCTGGTGCCCCTCTTCGGCATCGATGTGTGGGAGCATGCCTACTACTTGCAGTACAAGAACGTGCGTCCCTCGTATGTGGAGGCCATCTGGGACATCGCCAACTGGGACGACATCTCGTGCCGCTTCCAGGAGGCCAAGAAGCTGACTACCTAG
- the LOC108159559 gene encoding uncharacterized protein LOC108159559, whose product MCAFGYLLFFALLLTTILVLSIIFATTSKRSMLDSFILVFNYTQEQQQQPLQQQQQLPQQQQEDYLEQPQMFLK is encoded by the coding sequence ATGTGCGCTTTTGGTTACTTATTGTTTTTCGCCCTATTGCTAACGACAATTCTGGTGCTGTCCATCATATTTGCCACGACCTCAAAGCGATCCATGTTGGACAGCTTTATCCTCGTATTTAATTacacacaagaacaacaacaacaaccactacaacaacaacaacaactaccacaacaacaacaagaggACTATCTGGAACAGCCACAAATGTTCCTGAAATAG